Proteins from one Hyperolius riggenbachi isolate aHypRig1 chromosome 2, aHypRig1.pri, whole genome shotgun sequence genomic window:
- the FBXO40 gene encoding F-box only protein 40, with protein sequence MGKATRPRPGQHRHCQNCFSKRCQAPINTGVSCLMINCRLNCGATFHLCKEEEHLQLCPNEWVPCLNSIFGCPSYMNRCKQAMHLKVCPASVVCCSKDWNRWPIVDKDQTLYNNLLKEEENEECLDLALSLQDQKVLFRSLKMAELFPELSENPQNTISLETHDDNQEAGAVGGTDLPSGSIRGMEEGLTQFEREALARGEIGTEFAKFSQWEAMFSKEMKAAKVLESVTDPNAGKSDGTSKNFCGESSADKGENSEEDKKANDPNSMDMSGCEKTGFAPWQEGVLERMKSEVDCKSYNMYIVHHGSMLIRFGQMAACTPKEKDFVYGNLEACPMVTVCTFKVPTSYCGRRAKLGDENPKIERAEKLVDTSDLEVPEEDSSHSDTIYRTLMCALDREVRGHEVSQMKALDGLLIDFGTQTYNFGQDLFTNKMTLLDLISERDMRRLGVKLDIESESVSQRHNKSNSSFSFSCQLFFRRDEFSSHFKNVHNDVQTSLGGWFQQRCPLSYLGCTFLQTRLRPAGVNSRIIYSKQLKTFAVKPLVDCTLYEGVRPNLSRSHRGKSKDSLSNLPLEVLLHMARFLDSSSLCQLSQVSSLMRDVCATLLQERGMVHLVWEKKTYSHGGSSWRCRKKAWNFSSLFSPVHRWTFEDISSMSEHLKVCPFNTPEKKTDPFKLPKMYSTQEEVKEDSLLNLRKKL encoded by the exons ATG GGAAAAGCAACGCGGCCCCGACCTGGCCAGCACAGACACTGCCAGAACTGCTTCAGCAAGCGATGCCAAGCTCCCATCAACACTGGCGTCTCCTGCCTGATGATCAACTGCCGCCTCAACTGCGGAGCCACCTTCCACTTGTGCAAGGAGGAGGAACACCTGCAGCTATGCCCCAATGAGTGGGTCCCGTGCCTCAACTCAATCTTCGGCTGCCCATCCTATATGAACAGATGCAAACAGGCCATGCATCTAAAAGTATGCCCAGCCAGTGTGGTCTGCTGCTCCAAGGACTGGAACCGCTGGCCCATTGTGGACAAGGATCAAACCCTCTATAATAACCTTCTAAAGGAGGAAGAAAATGAGGAGTGCCTAGACTTGGCCTTATCTCTGCAGGATCAGAAGGTTCTCTTTAGATCTCTTAAAATGGCAGAATTGTTCCCAGAGCTCTCTGAAAATCCCCAAAACACGATTAGTTTGGAGACCCATGATGACAACCAAGAAGCCGGCGCAGTTGGTGGAACTGATCTACCTAGTGGatcaatcagagggatggaagagggACTGACTCAGTTTGAACGAGAGGCTTTGGCTCGAGGAGAGATTGGCACTGAGTTTGCTAAATTCTCCCAGTGGGAAGCTATGTTTAGCAAAGAGATGAAGGCGGCCAAAGTTTTGGAGTCAGTTACGGATCCAAATGCTGGCAAATCTGATGGAACTAGCAAAAATTTCTGTGGTGAATCCAGTGCAGATAAGGGGGAAAATTCTGAAGAAGATAAAAAAGCAAACGACCCCAACAGCATGGATATGTCGGGCTGTGAGAAGACTGGCTTTGCTCCATGGCAAGAGGGTGTTTTGGAAAGGATGAAGTCGGAAGTGGACTGCAAGAGCTACAACATGTATATTGTCCATCATGGCAGCATGCTTATTCGATTTGGCCAAATGGCTGCATGCACCCCCAAAGAAAAGGACTTTGTGTATGGAAATTTAGAAGCCTGTCCAATGGTGACCGTGTGCACCTTCAAAGTACCAACAAGCTACTGCGGCCGTCGAGCCAAACTCGGGGATGAAAACCCTAAAATAGAGAGAGCCGAGAAGCTGGTGGATACATCTGACCTTGAAGTCCCAGAGGAAGACTCTTCTCACTCTGATACCATTTACAGAACTTTGATGTGTGCTTTGGATCGGGAGGTAAGAGGTCATGAGGTTTCTCAGATGAAGGCTCTCGATGGACTTCTCATTGATTTTGGAACTCAGACTTATAACTTTGGTCAGGATCTCTTCACCAACAAAATGACACTACTGGATCTgataagtgaaagggatatgagaCGTCTCGGTGTCAAATTGGACATAGAGAGCGAAAGCGTATCCCAGAGACATAACAAGAGCAATTCCTCTTTCAGCTTCTCTTGCCAACTTTTCTTCCGCAGAGATGAATTTTCTTCACACTTTAAGAATGTCCACAATGACGTACAAACAAGCCTTGGTGGTTGGTTCCAACAACGCTGTCCGTTGTCTTACTTGGGTTGCACTTTCTTGCAAACCAGACTTCGTCCTGCAGGAGTAAATTCACGGATCATCTACAGTAAGCAGCTCAAGACGTTTGCAGTAAAGCCATTGGTGGATTGCACTCTATATGAGGGGGTAAGGCCCAATCTTTCAAGGAGCCATCGAGGGAAGAGCAAAGACTCCCTTTCCAACCTGCCACTAGAAGTCCTACTGCACATGGCTAGGTTCCTGGACAGCTCCAGCCTATGCCAGCTGTCACAAGTGTCCTCTCTCATGAGGGACGTCTGTGCCACCTTGCTTCAGGAGAGGGGGATGGTGCATCTTGTGTGGGAGAAGAAGACATACTCTCATGGTGGCTCTTCATGGAGATGTCGGAAAAAG GCTTGGAACTTCAGTAGCCTCTTCTCTCCAGTCCACCGGTGGACCTTTGAGGACATCTCTTCCATGTCTGAGCATCTGAAGGTTTGCCCGTTCAATACCCCAGAGAAGAAAACCGACCCGTTCAAGCtgcccaaaatgtattctacccaggaagaagtgaaggaagATAGTCTTCTGAACCTCAGGAAGAAGCTGTAG